A region of the Longimicrobium sp. genome:
GTCGGTGCAGCGGCGCCTTCGGGATGACATCCGATGGATGTCACTCCCGACGACCATTCACCCGAGCAGCGCCGACACGGCGTGGCGGAGCGCGTCGAGCATCAGTCCGCCGTCGGGCTCGCCGGGGGGGCCCTTGAACTGGGTGTTGACGGCGAAGCGCAGGAAGAAGGGGACGAGCACCAGCGAGACGGCGCCCATCAGCTTGAGCGCCACGTTGACGGCCAGGCCGGCGCAGGCCAGGCGCTCGCCCGCCCCGTCCCAGGCGTGCACCAGGAAGAGCGAGAGCGGCACCCCGGCGACGACCGCGCCGGCCAGGAGCCCGCAGAGCCCGTCGAGGCCCACCAGCGCCCCCGTCAGCACGGGGACGGCGACCGCGATCAGCCCCGGCACGATCAGCCCGCGCAACGCCGCGCGCCCGGGGTCGGCGCCCGTGCGGAGCGCCGCCATCAGCACCAGCGCGGCGAAGACGAACGGCGCGGCCCCGCCCACCAGGAGCCCGGCCAGCACGCGGCCGGAGAACACGTCCACCCACTCCAGCAGCCCCTTCGGCGCGGAGCCGACGCCCGCCGCCAGCGCCAGCGCCGCCAGCCCCGCCGCCGCGCTCGCGAACGCCCGCCCCGCCGCGCCGGCGTCTCTCGTTCGCACCGCGTCCGCGTCCGCAGCCGACGCATCCGCCGGCGCTGTCACCGGCGCCACCGCCGGCACGTCCAGCGCCGCCGCCGCGGTGACGCCGAGCGTGGCGACGATGCCCACGGCGGCCAGGGCGACCCCGTAGAGCCCCGCCAGCGCGTAGCCCACCCCGGCCGCCACCGCCAGCGCCGTCACCGGGAAAGCCGTGGCCGCCAGGCCCACCGCCGCGCCGGCCGCCGGATCGGGCTCGGCCACGGCCGCGTCCGCCGCCCGGCCCCGGGCGCCCAGGCCACGCGGGAGCCAGCCGATCGCCACGCCCGCCAGCGCGCCGGCCAGGAGCGCCCAGTACGGCCCGTCGTAGCGGTAGACGGTGCCCACCTCGTCGGTCATGTCGAAGCCGAGCCGCGTCGCCACGAACCAGGCGGCGACGAGGAAGACGGCCGTCGCGGCGAGCACTGCCGCGCGCAGCCCCGCCCCAGCGCCGCGCCGCCTGAGCGCGCGCGCCAGCGGGAGGCAGAGGGCGGAGGCAACGAGCCCCAGCGCCAGCGCCAGCACCGGGAAGCTCACCGCGGCGATGCGGTTGTCGTAGCCCTGCAGCGACGCGTCCGTGGCGCCGACGGCCCAGGCGGCGGCGACCGCGCACGCCAGGCTACCGAGGAGGTCCGCCGCGCTCCCCGCGGCGCGCCACCCCGGCGAACCGCCCGCGCAGATCCCTCCGCCCACGCGCAGGAAGAGCGCGGCCAGCGCGGCGCCGAGCGCGAACCCCGACGAGATGTCGACGAACTCCTCGAAGCGAACC
Encoded here:
- a CDS encoding sodium/proton-translocating pyrophosphatase — protein: MTIIDLAGWVWLLGLAGLALAAVLALRGARAAGEAARAAPGPFLRRTGIAFAAVVVLGIVLLSLVIRMKTAAAFGIGAASAAAAGLFALWVGARAGSGPGRGAAVGLAAASLGLLGLGIVYYFGITYAGVTQQVRFEEFVDISSGFALGAALAALFLRVGGGICAGGSPGWRAAGSAADLLGSLACAVAAAWAVGATDASLQGYDNRIAAVSFPVLALALGLVASALCLPLARALRRRGAGAGLRAAVLAATAVFLVAAWFVATRLGFDMTDEVGTVYRYDGPYWALLAGALAGVAIGWLPRGLGARGRAADAAVAEPDPAAGAAVGLAATAFPVTALAVAAGVGYALAGLYGVALAAVGIVATLGVTAAAALDVPAVAPVTAPADASAADADAVRTRDAGAAGRAFASAAAGLAALALAAGVGSAPKGLLEWVDVFSGRVLAGLLVGGAAPFVFAALVLMAALRTGADPGRAALRGLIVPGLIAVAVPVLTGALVGLDGLCGLLAGAVVAGVPLSLFLVHAWDGAGERLACAGLAVNVALKLMGAVSLVLVPFFLRFAVNTQFKGPPGEPDGGLMLDALRHAVSALLG